The Candidatus Bathyarchaeia archaeon genomic interval GCTGTTTGGAAGGAGGAGGTTTACTTTGAAACACCGGTTAAGGCTGGCTTAGAGAAACCTAAGAGTGGGGTGGAGGCCGGCGACATAGCCTATTGGCCCCTCGGATCCGCCATATGCGTGTTTTACGGCAAGTCTCAACCCTATAGCCCGGTAAATTTAATTGGAAAGGTGACCGAGGGCCTCACTTTATTCCAGGCGGTGAAAGAAGGTACACCCATTGTTCTAGAAAAAGCCGTTAAAGGCGCTGTGAGCTCGTGAGGCTGAACGATAAAAGGGTCTAGGACACGTAGACGAGCGGTTTCGACTCTATGCTCCCACGAAACGGAAAATCTTAATTCTCCTGTTTCCATCTTCAAACCTGACGATGTTTCGTCTTTCAAGCTCTTTTAAGACATTTTTGGCGACGCTAAGCCGTAAATCGTATTTGGCAGCCAATGCATATGGGGTGATTGCCCCCATCTTAGATAGCTCTTTGAGAAAGGTCTCCCCTTCAAATTTGGGAAGCGATACTCCTCTAACCCTTTTTTCAGGAGTCGCCTTAGCCTTCGGTTTCTTTTGTTCCTGCTCGCCCCCCGTTAAACCGGTATCCATTTGAGATATAGGTTTCTTCTTAGCTCCTCCCATTATACACGCCCAGGTTGGAGTTGAGGCGATCTCCAATATTTAAACATTTTACGTAACATCGAGCTGAACGTTTCGCCGATCTTTTAAAAGAATTTTATCCACCAACTTAAATCCTGGAACATGTAATTTAAAGCGGTTTTCAGGCTTGAAGCCTGTGACTTTAAAGTTGCCTGAGGCGTTGATTCAAGGGTTGGATGAGCTTGTGAAGAAGGGTTCATATCCTAATAGATCCGAGGTTATTAGATCCGCGGTGAGGGATCTCCTACGCCGGGAGCTTTGGGGAAACCCTTAACCTTGAAAGCGGACTATTAGCCCTCATTACCGCGAAAAAGTGGCATCGACTCTACTGAAACAATTTTAGCGTAAAAATACTTCGCCTCGACCGTGTTATCGGTGAAGGAAATCTCCTCACCCCTCGATTTCACGGCACGATACTTTACGAAAGGCCCACCTGGTGGATTCTCCATCTCGCAGTATATGAAGACTGGAAGCGCATCGGCTTCATAATAGTGTTCGAAGGGGATGCATGTTCCAACAACGTGTTTTCTCCCATGGTTGAAGTGCCATAGTGGGAATACTGTGCCCTCCCGAATGGATAATGGAAAAAGGATTCTGATGATGGAGTTAATGTTTTTAACATGGGCGAGCATCGGGGATGGGGGTGTTGGGTAAACGCCTTCGATTCCCCTTAGAAAGGGCTCCGGAGGCTTCTCAAGCTCGATGAAGGACGCGTATTTATACTTCGTGTCCTCCATGTCGCTGGTGAAGAAAAACTCCTCTCCTCTAATCGAGTCGCTCCGATACGCGAGGAAGGGCCTTTCAGACTTTTCAGACTCTGTGTAAGCTAAGATGGGTATGTCTCCATCCCAATACATGTAAGCGGTGAAAAAGGCTAAGAAAGTTTTCCCTCGATGAACGATCCTCCACAGGACTTGAGGACCCTCGGTCAACGCGATGGCAAGCCTAGCGAAGTTCGCTAAATCCCTAACTTTAACGGGCACCGGAGGCTTGATTTCATTCAACCCTTACACCACCAGAAACCTTCTATAGAAGACGCGGTAGGGGTCTTATATGAAGATTAAGGTAGGTTGCTGCGGTTCAAGGATGTCTTTATCGAAGTATTCGAAAAGCTTCAAACTACTGGAGGTTCAAAGAACTTTTTACCAGCTTCCAAGAAAAGAAGTGCTCTCTAAGTGGAGAAGCATCGTTCCCTCCGAGTTTGAGTTTGCGGTTAAAGCTTGGCAAGCCGTCACCCATCCGCCTGAAAGCCCAACCTGGAGAAAGAGTCGTGTCGATCCTTATACCCTTGGGGATGTAGGGCTTTTAAAGCCGTCACCAGACAACTTTAAGGCGTGGAACGACGTGGTCGAGGCCTGTCGGATCCTCCGTGCTGAGATCTGCCTCATTCAAACCCCACCGAGCTTTAAATGCGTCGAAACCCACATAGGATACGTGAAGGCCTTTTTCGCCAAGGCTTCGGAGTCAGGGTTAAAGCTTGCTTGGGAGCCTCGTGGAGATTGGAACAACAAACAGGAGTTGGTTAGAGAGCTGTGTAAGCCTAACCATGTCATCCATGTCGTAGACCTTTTGAGGAAGAGCCCAAGCTACGTTGATCGAACATTGTATACGAGGCTGCATGGATTAAACCCCCGAGAGTACGATTATAAGTATCAATATTCTGAGAAAGAACTAGAATATTTATTGGACAGACTGAGAAGTTACGAGGACGCTGAAGAAGCTTATGTTTTGTTTAACAACGTTTTCATGGTAGAGGACGCATCTAGATTTCAAACGATTCTCATGCGAAAAGGTCTCTGCTCGGATGCCTAATCAACTCGCTAGCCCCCCTTCCCCCATGCTCGTAATCAAAGCCCCTGATCACGGCGACGGGTATTCCATCAGCTTTTTTCATGACGAGCTCAGCCGCCGCGGCCAACTCGTCAGCCACGGCTATAACGGTAACGGAGAGCTGGCGACCAAGCATGTCTTTGCCTCCCCTGTGGTCCCTTAAAGCCCTAAGTCCCGAGGCTCCTAGAGCCAAGTTCACCTGGCCTTTCCTAAACGGCCTACCACAAGTATCCGAAATTATTACTGGAAGGTTGAGGCCCGTTAACTCCCTCAGTCTAAGCCTGAGCTTCTCAGCAGAGACGTCAGGGTTCTTTGGTAGAAGAGTCACGTATCCTTCCTCCACGTTTGAGGCATCTACCCCCGCGTTAGCGCATACATGACCAGTTTTAACGCGAGCGATGATGTGAGGTCCCCTCATTTTCACGATCTCTTGACATTCCCCTAGAATAACCTCCACTAACCGCGGGTCTTTCCCACATCTCCTCGAAAGGTTCACGGCTAGAGGGGAGGGTTGAACTTGATCTAACTTCACAATCCTTCCCTCAGCCTTTGAAACAACCTTTTGAGCCACGACCAATATGTCCCCTTGACGTAGCTTCAATCCCTGAGATTCAACGGCCCTGACTATGAGTTCAGCTAGGTCTACTCCTTGTTTGACTAATGGAATGCCTCTGAGCCCGAGTATTTGAATCAAAAAGCTCCCGGGATAAATGGGTTAAAATGTAATAAAACTATGTTTCATCATTCCAATATCTTGTAGACTTCGTCTCCAGGCCTGACTCTATCCTGAACCTTTATCCCCACTGACGAGCCCTTCTCAGCAATAGTAACCGGGACCTTATTGATTTGCATCGAGTCAACAGTCTGTGTAAGATCTGTCGTTGATCCCCTGATGCGAATTCTATCACCCAATTTTAGGTCGCCTTCGTTTAAGTTGATGGCGGCAACACTGATCTTAGAGAAGTAGTTTATCACCCTTCCCACAAGGTTTTCAGCCAAACCCATCACCAAATATTGTTAGATTCATAGTATAGATATGGTTTTCGATGAGGCTTCTTTTTAAAGGGGAGTGAAAAAGTATCGACCCCAGTAAGGCCATTCTCCTCTATTCGACTTTTCGAATCCCACCTTCAACTCCATCCCCACTTGAATATTTTTGGGTTCAACGTCTCTAATTAAGGAAAGAAGTTTAAACCCCTCCCTTAACTCAACGATTCCCACCACGTATGGAGCTTGATCCTTAAACTGAAGAGGAGGAACATGGATGACCGTGTAGGTTATCAACTTACCGACCCCTTTCGACATCCTCCACTTTACGTTTTTGGATCCACACCGACCGCATATCGCCTTAGGGGCGGCGAATTTTGAACCACAGCTCAAGCACTCCACGAACATCAATTCACCTCTATCGCAGTGTTTATAGAACCCCTCTACAGTAGGTTTCTCCTCTAACGATTCCATCATACACTCTCCTTCCTTGTTCACCCTCTTCTCCGAAAAATATGGACGACCGATGTGGCACCGGATCCGCCTACATTATGGGTTAACGCAACCTCCGCATCCTTCACCTGTCTCGGCCCGGCCTCACCTATGAGTTGAAGACAGATCTCATACACTTGCGCAGCTCCCGTAGCGCCCACTGGATGCCCTTTCGCCTTCAACCCACCGCTGGGGTTAACTGGAATATTACCGTCCAGCTCCGTTACACCCTCCTCTATTAATTTCCCTCCTTCACCTTCGCCGCAAAAACCTAGATCCTCGTAGGCCATGATCTCCGCTATGGTGAAGCAGTCATGGACCTCAGCTAAATCTACATCAGCCGCGGTTATTCCTGCCATTTGATAGGCTTCTCTGCAAGCTAATTTGGCTGCTGGAATGCTGTGAAGCGATTCCCGCTCGGATAGAGGCAACCTATCATACGCCTGCCCTGAGCCTAAAATGTCTATGGGGGTGTCTGTGAATTTTCGGGCGATATCTGGTCGGGTCAATATGACGCAGCTAGCTCCGTCCGTGATGAGGGAACAATCGTAAAGCTTTAAAGGCCAAGAAACAGGCTTGGAGCTTAACACCTCCTCTAAGGTTACTTGTTTTTGCATATGCGCCTTTGGATTCAAAGAGCCGTTCCGATGGTTTTTCACAGCCACCATCCCAAGCTGTTCCTCTGTGGTTCCGTACCTCTCCATATGAGCCACCGCCATCAACGCGTATAAACCCGGGAAGGTAACGCCATTCCACTGCTCGAAAGGGTTGTCGGATGCCAATGTCAAAATCTCAACATTGTTAATGGTTGGAATGTGAGTCATTTTTTCAACTCCACCAACCATGACTACATCGTATAGCCCCGATTTCACCGCTAATAGCCCGCATCTCAAAGCCACTCCTGAGGACGCGCAGGCATTCTCAACCCTCACTGCTGGAACCCTCTCTAACCCAACCCAATCCGCGGCAAGTGGCCCCATGTGGCCTTGATGCTCAAAGTACTCGCTCATCTGCCCTATGAACAAAGCTTGAACATCCCTTCTGGGATCTAGGTTAGGAGCTCTTTCAAAAGCCTCTTGAGCGGCTTCGTAGAATAACTCCCTGCTGTATAGGCCCTCCCTTTTCCCGAACTTAGACAGGCCAAAGGAAACTATGGATGCAAGCGGCTTCAACTTCAAGTCCTCTAGCCTTATGAAGGGTAAGGTATAAAAGCGTTGAGTTAAAAGCACAGCATAGATTCGATTCGCATCTCACTGTTGGGTTTAGACATGTTAGAGAGAATTACGATGGCCCACGGCGCTGGCGGCGTAATAATGCAGGATTTTATCAAACGACACATCGTCAAACGCTTCGGGGGGAGCATGGCAGAGGTCCCTCTTGAAGCGCTGGACGATGCGGCTGTGATCGAAGGCATAGTATTGAAATCTGACTCCCACACTGTTAAACCGATATTTTTTCCTGGAGGAGACATTGGGAGGCTGGCTGTAGCGGGTACGGTTAATGATATCGCCTCTATGGGCGCTAAGCCCATCGCCCTCACATGCGCCTTAATAATAGAGGAGGGATTGCCGATATCCGACCTCGAGAGGATCCTTGAGAGCATGAAGGAAACATGCGTAGAGGCGAATGTTCACATCTTAACTGGTGACACGAAGGTAGTGGAGAGAGGAGCCCTCGATCAGATAGTTATTAACACTTCAGGTATCGGGAGGAGATCTGAATTTTTGGACGAAAACCTTCAAGTGGTAAGAGAATACAGGAAAATGGAGGCGATGTGGTTGCTTGACACAAATATATCCCCTGGAGATAAGATCATCGTATCGGGCACCATTGGTGACCATGGGATTGCTCTATTATCCTCCCGTGAAGGATACGACTTTGAGACGAAATTAACTTCAGATGTAAAGCCGCTTAACCACCTTGTAGAGGACTTGTTGAAGATAGGCGGGATCGTGAAGATAAAGGATCCTACCAGAGGAGGTTTAGCGAACACCCTCAACGAGTGGTCCGAGAAATCCAGGGTTGGACTCAAAATAGAGGAAGGTAGGATTCCGATCCGCGATGATGTGAGAGCCGCATGTGAGATGCTTGGCATCGACCCCTTAGAAACCGGGAATGAAGGGAAATTAGCTTTAGCCGTTGTACCTGAGAAAGCCGATGAGGTTCTCCAGGAATTAAGGCGACACGAAGAGGGGAAGGAAGCCGAAATCGTAGGAGAAGCCGTCGATGAATATGAAGGCGTCGTTTTAATGACGACTGTGGGAGGAAGCCGGATCCTCCCACCACCCGCTGGTGACCCAATCCCTAGGATATGTTAAACAAGTTATTAGCCCCAGCTACCATTATAACTTTTCTTGGTTTATTGTAGATGAATCTCTCCCTAGGTAAATGTTCTCTTTGAGAACCCCAAGCGTTCTCCTCAAATCTTCCCGCAACCGCGTCGCGACAATATAAATATGCCCTCGCTTTTCTTCAACTCTTTCAGCGATAAACAATTAATTGTTCAACGAGATATTTATGGAAAATTATGGAAAAAATCTGTGCCAAATGCACGTTGTTCGAAGGATAAGTCGAATTTTAGAGTTACCTTTTTAACGCCCTACACCGTTCATCCCCTAATAATTATTACGGGGTTTTAAGGTGGGTTGAAGCCGAATTTAATCAGAGCCTCTTATGGCACAGCCGTAAGGCTGGGATTAATTCGCGGGCTTGTGAACGTGCATCCTACCGCAGCTTACTTTCTAGCCTTTTTCCCAGGAAGGTGCTCGGCCTCCTGTACGTTTTGTGCTCAATCTTCCTCTAGCAAGACGCCAATCCATAAACTAGCTAGGGTTACTTGGCCCACCTTTGATTTTTCACTCGTTCTCAGAAGGCTGAAATATAATCAAACCGTTTTTAGGAGACTATGCGTCCAATCGTTGAACTACCCTGGGTTCTTCGATGATTTAATTAGCATCATAGCTGGAGTAAAAGATGTATGCTCCACTCCCATTTCCGTGTCAGCTCAGCCTCTAAAAAAAGGTCAAGTCGCTGAGCTCCGGGAGATCGGGGTTGAAAGGCTCAGCATACCGCTGGATGGCGCTTCCCCCAGGATTTTTGAGAAGGTCAAAGGGAGAATGGTTAATGGGCCCTATCAATGGGATGAGCAGTTAGACGCCTTAATTAACGCGGTTAAAGTTTTTGGCGAGGGTTTTGTGACTACCCACCTTATTGTAGGTTTAGGGGAATCAGACCGGGAAGCGGTGGACTTGATGTTTAAAATGAACGATATAGGAGTTCTGACAAGTCTGTTCGCCTTTACACCATTAAAAGGCACGGCCTTGGAGGACAGACCGCCCCCCAGCCTAACCAGATACAGACTACTTCAAGCGGTTAATTACCTGATCTATGAAAAGGAGTTGAACGATGAGTCACTTGAGTTCGACGGTGAAGGGGGAATTAAAAGGATTTACGTTTCCCGGAGAGGTTTATCAATTCTGAGCTCAGGTGAGCCTTTCAGAACTTACGGATGCCCAGGTTGCAATAGGCCATTTTACAATGAAAACGTTTCAGGACCGATATACAATTATCCTAGACCGCTCAGCGTTGAAGAAGCCAGAGAAGCCACAAACCATCTCACAAAATACATCCAATTGAAGGCACGACTTTAGGCGTTTTATATCCTCACCGAGAGAGCAATTGCATGACATTATTTAACTCAATGTCTCCTTAGGTTTTCACCTTTATTTTTCAAAGATGAGGCGATCCAACATTGAGCGAATTAAGCCGACGAGTTAACTTAATAACTTTAAGCCATCCTTTACCAGTAAACTTGTGTTAGTACGTTGGTTGAGGGATTGTTTGATGAGATATGTGATGGGCAAGAACATGAAAATTAAGGAGATAGATTTGGATGAGTTGCATCGGAAACTTGTCGCAGTGGTGAGGGATGGCTTCCCAGTTGGGGGTTTAAAGCTGGATGAAATCGTGGAAGAATGGGTTAACGACCTCCTATACTTGGCGGGCTACGCCGAGCTGGACGAGGTAAAACCGTTGGAAAGCTAGCCTGCTGGGCGGTGTGCGCTTGTAGGTTTTGAAGTTTTATGAAGGCTTCTTTTTGACTCGCAGTAAAGTGATGTAACTTAACGCCATTGTGATGAGCATCGCGAAGAGGCCTCGCCACTGAAACTCATCTATCGACACATAGTTTTCTGAATCAGCTAACAGTGCGAAGCTCTTTATTAAGTTAGCCCGATATGGAATCGTGATTTCAAAAGACGCTGTTTGACCTGGGGACAGGTCCCTTGGATCCGTATAGGAGTAATCCACGTTAACCACAGCGCCACTTTCATTGTAACATGTCGCGATGATCTTCACAAACCTTGTTTCCTCCCCCATGTTTTTCACCAACCCCCTTATGCGCATCCAGCCCGCTTCGTCTACAAAGCTTTCCTGGCTTTCGAACTGCAGCTTTACTGGCGGTAATTTAGATGTCTGAGTATAGTTTAACGTGAGAGCGTAGGAGGCGATTTTAGCAGCCTTCTGGGGTTTTGTGTACATGATGTGGAAGGGGGCTTTATAGCCGGGCGGCAGGATGTCCAACATTAAGTAGGCGAAATCTTGGTCGAGGGTGACGCCTGACGCATCGAAAAATGTAGCTGTGACCTTGAAAGAGGATAGTGAAAAGGCTCCTTTGTTTTCCACTTCTCCAACGATGTGAAAGTTTCCGAATGGGTCTAAGTAACTACTGTGGCTCACAACCTCTACCTCCTCAGCCAAAGCGGTGTCCGCGATGATTGTTGTATAAGCTAGGGTAAAAGCTAAAAGAAGTGGAATAAGCTTCATCATTTCACCTTTCCCTTAAAAGCCTTTATATATCCTGTTATTTAAAACTTATTTGAGCCGCCTTCGCATTGACGAAAACTTATCTTTAAATCAATATACATAATTTATGTTCAATTTACATGCCAAACAGGGTTAATGAAAATACTCTTCGAGAATTTGCTTGAGCTTTAATTGATAACGGTCGCGGCTCTCCTAGCCCTTTTTCAGGAGGGCTGAATGCTTTTTAAAACGTTTTCTACGTGTTAAATCGTTTCTGAAGCTCTTGGAGAAGCGGCATAAATTGAATTAGATTAGAATTCGCGTCTAAATGGTCTTCCTGTTTGAAAGCTGATTGAGCGTAAAGCTAGGTCATTTTGAGCCAATCTTTGGAAATTAAATTGTTTTCGACGGCTCTCCTTAAGATTGCTTTTATGTTCTGTTCCTCAAGCCTTTTCCAACTCTTCCATTTCGTTGGCCCATAGTCTCTATAGCCCCGAAGTACTGCAGGCTCCTCACCACAGCATTCTGAGGCGGTTTCTAGCCGCTTTCCGATAAGCTTCGAGTGTTTGTAGACTTCGAAAAAAAGGTCCGGGTATCTGTAATCG includes:
- a CDS encoding cyclophilin-like fold protein gives rise to the protein MENHPGLAEVVFKIEGLGEAKGVFKRFLSPKTVDAILKVLPIHSRAAVWKEEVYFETPVKAGLEKPKSGVEAGDIAYWPLGSAICVFYGKSQPYSPVNLIGKVTEGLTLFQAVKEGTPIVLEKAVKGAVSS
- a CDS encoding ribbon-helix-helix domain-containing protein, with product MTLKLPEALIQGLDELVKKGSYPNRSEVIRSAVRDLLRRELWGNP
- the cofE gene encoding coenzyme F420-0:L-glutamate ligase, whose translation is MIQILGLRGIPLVKQGVDLAELIVRAVESQGLKLRQGDILVVAQKVVSKAEGRIVKLDQVQPSPLAVNLSRRCGKDPRLVEVILGECQEIVKMRGPHIIARVKTGHVCANAGVDASNVEEGYVTLLPKNPDVSAEKLRLRLRELTGLNLPVIISDTCGRPFRKGQVNLALGASGLRALRDHRGGKDMLGRQLSVTVIAVADELAAAAELVMKKADGIPVAVIRGFDYEHGGRGASELIRHPSRDLFA
- a CDS encoding DUF72 domain-containing protein, which codes for MKIKVGCCGSRMSLSKYSKSFKLLEVQRTFYQLPRKEVLSKWRSIVPSEFEFAVKAWQAVTHPPESPTWRKSRVDPYTLGDVGLLKPSPDNFKAWNDVVEACRILRAEICLIQTPPSFKCVETHIGYVKAFFAKASESGLKLAWEPRGDWNNKQELVRELCKPNHVIHVVDLLRKSPSYVDRTLYTRLHGLNPREYDYKYQYSEKELEYLLDRLRSYEDAEEAYVLFNNVFMVEDASRFQTILMRKGLCSDA
- a CDS encoding thiolase domain-containing protein, whose amino-acid sequence is MKLKPLASIVSFGLSKFGKREGLYSRELFYEAAQEAFERAPNLDPRRDVQALFIGQMSEYFEHQGHMGPLAADWVGLERVPAVRVENACASSGVALRCGLLAVKSGLYDVVMVGGVEKMTHIPTINNVEILTLASDNPFEQWNGVTFPGLYALMAVAHMERYGTTEEQLGMVAVKNHRNGSLNPKAHMQKQVTLEEVLSSKPVSWPLKLYDCSLITDGASCVILTRPDIARKFTDTPIDILGSGQAYDRLPLSERESLHSIPAAKLACREAYQMAGITAADVDLAEVHDCFTIAEIMAYEDLGFCGEGEGGKLIEEGVTELDGNIPVNPSGGLKAKGHPVGATGAAQVYEICLQLIGEAGPRQVKDAEVALTHNVGGSGATSVVHIFRRRG
- a CDS encoding Zn-ribbon domain-containing OB-fold protein, whose product is MESLEEKPTVEGFYKHCDRGELMFVECLSCGSKFAAPKAICGRCGSKNVKWRMSKGVGKLITYTVIHVPPLQFKDQAPYVVGIVELREGFKLLSLIRDVEPKNIQVGMELKVGFEKSNRGEWPYWGRYFFTPL
- the hypE gene encoding hydrogenase expression/formation protein HypE: MGLDMLERITMAHGAGGVIMQDFIKRHIVKRFGGSMAEVPLEALDDAAVIEGIVLKSDSHTVKPIFFPGGDIGRLAVAGTVNDIASMGAKPIALTCALIIEEGLPISDLERILESMKETCVEANVHILTGDTKVVERGALDQIVINTSGIGRRSEFLDENLQVVREYRKMEAMWLLDTNISPGDKIIVSGTIGDHGIALLSSREGYDFETKLTSDVKPLNHLVEDLLKIGGIVKIKDPTRGGLANTLNEWSEKSRVGLKIEEGRIPIRDDVRAACEMLGIDPLETGNEGKLALAVVPEKADEVLQELRRHEEGKEAEIVGEAVDEYEGVVLMTTVGGSRILPPPAGDPIPRIC
- a CDS encoding FxLYD domain-containing protein codes for the protein MKLIPLLLAFTLAYTTIIADTALAEEVEVVSHSSYLDPFGNFHIVGEVENKGAFSLSSFKVTATFFDASGVTLDQDFAYLMLDILPPGYKAPFHIMYTKPQKAAKIASYALTLNYTQTSKLPPVKLQFESQESFVDEAGWMRIRGLVKNMGEETRFVKIIATCYNESGAVVNVDYSYTDPRDLSPGQTASFEITIPYRANLIKSFALLADSENYVSIDEFQWRGLFAMLITMALSYITLLRVKKKPS
- a CDS encoding translation elongation factor-like protein; the protein is MGLAENLVGRVINYFSKISVAAINLNEGDLKLGDRIRIRGSTTDLTQTVDSMQINKVPVTIAEKGSSVGIKVQDRVRPGDEVYKILE
- a CDS encoding 30S ribosomal protein S25e, which translates into the protein MEIASTPTWACIMGGAKKKPISQMDTGLTGGEQEQKKPKAKATPEKRVRGVSLPKFEGETFLKELSKMGAITPYALAAKYDLRLSVAKNVLKELERRNIVRFEDGNRRIKIFRFVGA
- a CDS encoding radical SAM protein, with the protein product MKPNLIRASYGTAVRLGLIRGLVNVHPTAAYFLAFFPGRCSASCTFCAQSSSSKTPIHKLARVTWPTFDFSLVLRRLKYNQTVFRRLCVQSLNYPGFFDDLISIIAGVKDVCSTPISVSAQPLKKGQVAELREIGVERLSIPLDGASPRIFEKVKGRMVNGPYQWDEQLDALINAVKVFGEGFVTTHLIVGLGESDREAVDLMFKMNDIGVLTSLFAFTPLKGTALEDRPPPSLTRYRLLQAVNYLIYEKELNDESLEFDGEGGIKRIYVSRRGLSILSSGEPFRTYGCPGCNRPFYNENVSGPIYNYPRPLSVEEAREATNHLTKYIQLKARL